From a region of the Eulemur rufifrons isolate Redbay chromosome 7, OSU_ERuf_1, whole genome shotgun sequence genome:
- the LOC138387314 gene encoding interferon alpha-10-like yields the protein MASPLSVLMALLGLSCMSICSLGCDLPQTHGLGNRRALRLLAQMRRISPLSCLEDRNDFRFPQEEFDGNQFQKAQAISVLHEMIQQIFNLFSTKDSSDAWDQTLLDKFCTGLYQQLDELEACLMQDVGVEETPLMNEDSILAVRKYFQRITVYLKEKKYSPCAWEVVRAEIMKSISSSTTLQERLRREE from the coding sequence ATGGCCTCGCCCTTGTCTGTACTGATGGCCCTGCTGGGGCTCAGCTGCATGTCCATCTGCTCTCTGGGCTGTGATCTGCCTCAGACCCATGGCCTGGGTAACAGGAGGGCCCTGAGACTGCTGGCACAAATGAGGAgaatctctcctctctcctgcctggaGGACAGAAATGACTTCAGATTCCCCCAGGAGGAGTTTGATGGCAACCAGTTCCAGAAGGCTCAAGCCATCTCTGTCCTCCATGAGATGATCCAGCAGATCTTCAACCTCTTCAGCACAAAGGACTCATCTGATGCTTGGGATCAGACCCTCCTAGACAAATTCTGCACTGGACTCTATCAACAGCTGGATGAGCTGGAAGCCTGTCTGATGCAGGACGTGGGAGTGGAAGAGACTCCCCTGATGAATGAGGACTCCATCCTGGCTGtgaggaaatacttccaaagaATCACTGTCTacctgaaagagaagaaatacagcCCTTGTGCCTGGGAGGTTGTCAGGGCAGAAATCATGAAATCCATCTCTTCATCAACAACTTTGCAAGAAAGATTAAGGAGAGAGGAATGA
- the LOC138385957 gene encoding interferon alpha-10-like, whose translation MASPLSVLMALLGLSCMSICSLGCDLPQTHGLGNWRALRLLAQIGKISPFSCLKDRNDFRFPQEEFDGNHIQKVQAVSVVSEMVQQIFNLFITKDSFKAWDQSLLDKFLLQLYQQLDELDVCLNQEVEMEETSQINMDVIFAVRKYFVRITLYLKEKKYSPCAWEIVRLEIMKAFSITTSLENKLVMNHTWFNIENILIDYYAISYF comes from the coding sequence ATGGCCTCACCCTTGTCTGTACTGATGGCCCTGCTGGGGCTCAGCTGCATGTCCATCTGCTCTCTGGGCTGTGATCTGCCTCAGACCCATGGCCTGGGTAACTGGAGGGCCCTGAGACTCCTGGCACAAATAGGgaaaatttctcctttctcttgcttGAAGGATAGAAATGACTTCAGATTCCCCCAGGAGGAGTTTGATGGCAACCATATTCAGAAGGTTCAAGCCGTCTCTGTCGTCTCTGAGATGGTCCAGCAGATCTTCAACCTCTTCATCACAAAGGACTCATTTAAGGCTTGGGATCAGAGCCTCCTAGACAAATTCCTCCTTCAACTCTACCAGCAGCTGGATGAACTGGATGTCTGTCTGAATCAGGAGGTAGAAATGGAAGAGACTTCCCAGATCAACATGGATGTCATATTCGCTGTGAGGAAATACTTTGTAAGAATCACTCTCTacctgaaagagaagaaatacagcCCTTGTGCCTGGGAGATTGTCAGACTAGAAATCATGAAAGCCTTCTCTATAACAACAAGCTTGGAAAACAAATTAGTAATGAATCATACCTGGTTCAATATAGAAAACATTCTCATTGACTACTATGCTATCTCATACTTCTAG